A section of the Triticum dicoccoides isolate Atlit2015 ecotype Zavitan chromosome 7A, WEW_v2.0, whole genome shotgun sequence genome encodes:
- the LOC119331512 gene encoding auxin-responsive protein SAUR71-like: MKRLFRRLSRVAAADACAAAAYKPLRPDAAAKASSTAASSSSSSFFGARRLGRGSRVPEGHVPVCVGEEGGPIERFAVRAELLGQPAFKALLRRAAQEYGYGHPGALRIPCAVANFRRLLLGLSDLGCQATDDDDAALYY; this comes from the coding sequence ATGAAGCGCCTGTTCAGACGGCTCTCCCGCGTGGCCGCAGCCGACGCCTGCGCTGCCGCCGCCTACAAGCCGCTCCGGCCCGACGCTGCCGCGAAGGCCTCCTCCACGGCAgcttcgtcgtcgtcctcctcgttcTTCGGCGCGCGGAGGCTCGGCCGGGGCTCGCGGGTGCCGGAGGGGCACGTGCCGGTGTGCGTCGGCGAGGAGGGTGGCCCCATCGAGCGCTTCGCCGTGCGGGCCGAGCTCCTGGGCCAGCCGGCGTTCAAGGCCCTGCTCCGGCGCGCCGCGCAGGAGTACGGCTACGGCCACCCTGGCGCACTCCGCATCCCCTGCGCCGTGGCCAacttccgccgcctcctcctcggcctctcCGACCTCGGCTGCCAGGCAaccgacgacgacgacgccgcgcTCTACTACTAG